From Chryseotalea sp. WA131a:
GAGCCGATGCTCGATCGCGGTGCTTATTATTATATTGATGATGTTCGTGTGATTGCCTTTGAAGAACCGAAGAAGGTTAAAGAGAAACCGTTGATGGTGGAGGGGTATCCCGAAATCAAAGTGAATGAAACGTATATTTTAAAAAATATCTATTTCGAGTTTGATAAGTATAACTTGATCAACGATTCGTTTGCCGAATTAGATAAATGGATTTCTGTGATCCTTCAAAAGCAAAATTGGAAGATTGAACTAACGGGCCACACCGATGAGCGAGGGAGTGAGGCATACAATGTGGAACTATCCATTCATCGAGTGGAAGCGGTGGCTGATTACTTGATTTCTAAAGGGATTGAACCTTCGCGTTTTAAATTGATTGGCGAAGGCAAGCGCAAGCCTTTGTCAGCCGGAAAAGATGAAACTGCTCACGCATTGAATAGAAGGGTGGAGATTCGTTTTTTTGAAAAGCAAAGATGACTGCCAAAAAGCGTTTGTACATTCTTAGCTTAAAAGATTTTTTGGATGAAAAAGTAGATCAATTCAATCGGCCAGGTTTTATTGAATTAGATCCTATTTCAATTCCCTATCAATACCAAAAAAAACAAGACATTGAAATTGCAGCACTGATGGCCGCAGTGCTGGCGTGGGGGCAGCGCGCAACAATAATCAACAAAGCCAATGAGTTTTTACATTGGATGGATGGTGCGCCCTATGATTTTTTGCTGCATCATCGCCCAAGCGATCTGAAGTCGTTTGCTGCCTTTAAGCACCGCACCTTTAATGGTACGGATGCGTTGTATTTTATCGAATCCCTCAAAAGTATTTATCAAAGGCATTCTTCGCTTGAAGATGCTTTTTTGATTCAGCCATCAGACGAAACAACAGAAACGGCCCTGCTTCATTTTCACCAGCTTTTTTTCAGCTTGGAATTTGCTCCTGCGCGCACACGCAAGCATCTCTCCACACCCGCGCGCAAATCGGCATGCAAACGACTAAACATGTTTTTGCGATGGATGGTGCGGCACGATGGCAAGGGTGTTGACTTTGGCATCTGGAAAAAAATTCAACCGCACCAGCTCGTTTGCCCGTTGGATGTGCACGTAGAGCGGGTGGCCAAGAAACTCAAACTTTTATGCAAGCAACCGCCCAATTGGCAAACTGCGGTAGAATTAACCAATTTGTTAAAATGTTTAGACCCCGCTGATCCTGTAAAATATGATTTTGCGTTGTTTGGGTTGGGGGTAGAAGAGAAGTTCTAAAGGCATGCGGTTCATTTATTGTTCAATGGTTTTCGATTTAAGTTATGATTGGTGAATCAATAAGGATGATGTTGCCATCTCCCCTT
This genomic window contains:
- a CDS encoding TIGR02757 family protein → MTAKKRLYILSLKDFLDEKVDQFNRPGFIELDPISIPYQYQKKQDIEIAALMAAVLAWGQRATIINKANEFLHWMDGAPYDFLLHHRPSDLKSFAAFKHRTFNGTDALYFIESLKSIYQRHSSLEDAFLIQPSDETTETALLHFHQLFFSLEFAPARTRKHLSTPARKSACKRLNMFLRWMVRHDGKGVDFGIWKKIQPHQLVCPLDVHVERVAKKLKLLCKQPPNWQTAVELTNLLKCLDPADPVKYDFALFGLGVEEKF